Proteins co-encoded in one Parascardovia denticolens DSM 10105 = JCM 12538 genomic window:
- a CDS encoding GNAT family N-acetyltransferase has product MTESQPGFTDIRPDKGEADEGRKLPTTIAIPEIEGEMLVLRPATWEDCLRLDGLDAFHDSAVITGKSEKAERDTVHAWVSRSLAWSEGNLRTEKSFDDPEARGLIAWSMFTSAVDDDQPDGQPLSEAFIGMIFLVDIDAWASSARIQVLLGRDYRSRGFSRDAMPRVMTYGFAPRPAGLGLHRIWVAVPQSNSRSSTVYKSLGFTSEGDSRDALWDQENQRYQDLEVLGTLADEFDPIGSLEAFGMRPIMTNPGINEAMAMHEHSVQMHKKDSFIKSVADITFDEGESESGSPRKQWNHMDGDFSLDRTQEDFDPSASSAHHPAQAKTDKRDREEEAVAEEIAQEIPAGFLPNEAEEKTPEKTPWWRKLGRGRKPEEKPEARKDAD; this is encoded by the coding sequence ATGACTGAGTCTCAACCTGGATTCACTGACATTCGTCCCGACAAGGGCGAGGCGGACGAGGGGCGCAAGCTCCCGACCACCATCGCCATCCCTGAGATCGAAGGCGAGATGCTGGTCCTTCGGCCCGCCACCTGGGAGGATTGCCTCCGTCTGGACGGCTTGGACGCCTTCCATGACTCGGCTGTCATCACCGGAAAAAGCGAAAAGGCCGAGCGGGACACGGTGCACGCCTGGGTCTCCCGGTCTTTGGCCTGGTCGGAAGGCAACCTCCGCACGGAGAAAAGCTTCGACGACCCCGAGGCTCGCGGCCTGATCGCCTGGTCCATGTTCACTTCCGCGGTCGATGACGATCAGCCGGATGGCCAGCCCCTTTCCGAGGCCTTCATTGGCATGATCTTCCTGGTCGACATCGACGCCTGGGCCTCGTCGGCCCGCATCCAGGTCTTGCTGGGGAGGGATTACCGCTCCCGTGGCTTCTCCCGCGACGCCATGCCCCGGGTCATGACTTACGGTTTCGCCCCCCGGCCGGCCGGATTGGGCCTGCATCGCATCTGGGTGGCGGTCCCGCAGAGCAACAGCCGCTCTTCCACCGTCTACAAATCCTTGGGCTTCACGTCTGAAGGGGATTCCCGGGACGCCCTCTGGGACCAGGAGAACCAGCGGTATCAGGACTTGGAGGTCCTGGGCACTTTGGCGGACGAGTTCGATCCCATCGGCTCTTTGGAAGCCTTCGGCATGAGGCCGATCATGACCAACCCGGGCATCAACGAAGCCATGGCCATGCATGAACATTCGGTTCAGATGCATAAGAAGGATTCCTTCATCAAGTCCGTGGCAGACATCACTTTCGATGAGGGGGAGTCCGAATCCGGGTCCCCCCGCAAACAGTGGAACCATATGGATGGAGATTTCTCCCTGGACCGGACGCAGGAGGACTTCGATCCTTCCGCTTCTTCGGCCCACCATCCGGCCCAGGCCAAGACCGACAAGCGGGATCGGGAGGAGGAGGCCGTGGCCGAGGAGATCGCCCAAGAGATTCCCGCCGGCTTCCTGCCCAACGAGGCCGAAGAGAAGACACCGGAGAAGACCCCCTGGTGGCGCAAGCTGGGCCGGGGCCGCAAACCGGAGGAGAAGCCGGAGGCCAGGAAAGACGCGGACTGA
- a CDS encoding DUF2469 domain-containing protein — translation MSAEDLDRYETEAELSLYHEYRDVIKLFTYVVETERRFYLANRVDFNVRSAGQDVYFDVKLTDAWVWDVYRPSRFVKSVRIVTFKDVNVEEIQKSDIDMPPTIPAGI, via the coding sequence ATGAGCGCTGAAGACCTGGATCGGTACGAGACGGAAGCCGAACTCTCCCTCTACCACGAATACCGCGACGTCATCAAACTCTTCACTTACGTGGTGGAGACGGAGCGCCGTTTCTACCTGGCCAACCGGGTGGACTTCAACGTCCGCTCCGCCGGGCAGGACGTCTATTTCGACGTGAAGCTGACCGACGCCTGGGTCTGGGACGTCTACCGGCCTTCCCGTTTCGTCAAAAGCGTGCGCATCGTCACTTTCAAAGACGTGAACGTGGAGGAGATCCAGAAGTCCGACATCGACATGCCTCCCACCATCCCCGCCGGAATCTAA
- the rplS gene encoding 50S ribosomal protein L19 — MNALEQFEAKRLQDAPEVPDFRPGDTVKVNVKIQEGNNSRIQAFQGVVIGRQGKGYRETFLVRKISFGVGVERRFPLHSPVIESIELVRRGRVRRAKLYYLRNLRGKAARIVERRNNTQKVA, encoded by the coding sequence ATGAACGCTCTCGAACAGTTCGAAGCAAAGCGTCTGCAGGACGCCCCGGAAGTCCCCGATTTCCGCCCCGGTGACACCGTCAAGGTGAACGTCAAGATCCAGGAAGGCAACAACTCCCGTATCCAGGCCTTCCAGGGCGTGGTCATCGGCCGTCAGGGCAAGGGCTACCGCGAGACCTTCTTGGTCCGCAAGATCAGCTTCGGCGTCGGCGTCGAGCGTCGCTTCCCTCTGCATTCCCCGGTCATCGAGTCCATCGAACTCGTCCGCCGTGGTCGCGTGCGTCGCGCCAAGCTTTATTACCTGCGCAACCTGCGCGGTAAGGCCGCCCGCATTGTGGAGCGTCGCAATAACACTCAGAAGGTCGCTTAG
- the gatB gene encoding Asp-tRNA(Asn)/Glu-tRNA(Gln) amidotransferase subunit GatB — protein sequence MAEKLMKFADAVKKYDPVVGLEVHVELSTKTKLFCPAEVRFGGEPNTQLTPVSLGLPGSLPVVNKTAIDYAIKLGLALHCDIAEWSQFARKNYFYPDMPRDYQISQYDKPLNGNGYLDVELENGDIFRVPIERAHVEDDAGKNTHVGGADGRIEGADHSLVDYNRAGVPLVEIVTKPITGIRERAAEVAGAYVRTIRGIARALNISHARMEQGNMRADVNVSLRKSPDDPLGTRSETKNVNSFRGIEKTIIYEIRRQAALLEDGGEVLQETRHWDEASQTTAGGRLKTDADDYRYFPDPDLVMVHVTQDHIDELAAQMPEMPRERRNRLQKEWGFSDLEMRDVVNADALDLVEETVKAGAQASGARKWWLGEIARSANEQGKSLDDMGIAPADVARVEALVAEGKLNDKLAKQTVAGVLAGEGDPDQVVKTHGYEVVSDDGALEAEVDKALAANPDIVEKLKSGNMKPMGAIIGAVMKATRGQADAKAVTAIVMKRIK from the coding sequence ATGGCTGAAAAATTGATGAAATTCGCTGACGCGGTGAAGAAGTACGATCCCGTCGTCGGCCTGGAAGTCCATGTGGAGCTGAGCACCAAGACCAAGCTTTTCTGCCCGGCCGAAGTCCGGTTCGGAGGCGAGCCCAACACCCAGCTGACCCCTGTCTCCCTAGGCCTGCCCGGGAGCCTGCCGGTGGTGAACAAGACCGCCATCGACTACGCCATCAAGCTGGGTCTGGCCCTGCATTGCGACATAGCCGAATGGTCCCAGTTCGCCCGCAAGAACTATTTCTATCCCGATATGCCCCGCGACTACCAGATCTCCCAGTACGACAAGCCTTTGAACGGCAACGGTTATCTGGATGTGGAGCTGGAGAACGGGGATATCTTCCGGGTGCCGATCGAACGGGCCCATGTGGAGGACGACGCCGGCAAGAACACCCACGTGGGCGGGGCCGATGGCCGCATCGAAGGCGCGGACCACTCGCTGGTGGATTACAACCGGGCCGGCGTGCCGTTGGTGGAGATCGTGACCAAACCCATCACCGGAATCAGGGAAAGGGCGGCCGAAGTGGCCGGGGCATATGTGCGCACCATCCGCGGCATCGCCCGGGCCCTCAACATCTCCCACGCCCGTATGGAGCAGGGCAATATGCGAGCGGACGTGAACGTCTCCTTGCGCAAGAGCCCCGACGATCCTCTCGGCACCCGGTCCGAAACCAAGAACGTCAACTCCTTCCGCGGAATCGAGAAGACCATCATCTACGAGATCCGTCGTCAGGCTGCTTTGCTGGAAGACGGTGGGGAAGTCCTGCAGGAGACCCGTCACTGGGATGAGGCTTCGCAGACCACGGCAGGCGGCCGGTTGAAGACCGACGCCGACGACTACCGTTACTTCCCGGATCCCGACTTGGTCATGGTTCATGTGACCCAGGATCACATCGACGAGTTGGCCGCCCAGATGCCGGAGATGCCGCGCGAACGCCGCAACCGCCTGCAGAAGGAGTGGGGCTTCTCCGACCTGGAAATGCGCGACGTGGTCAACGCCGACGCCCTGGACCTGGTGGAGGAAACCGTCAAGGCCGGAGCCCAGGCTTCCGGGGCCCGCAAGTGGTGGCTGGGCGAGATCGCCCGGTCCGCCAACGAGCAGGGCAAGTCTTTGGACGATATGGGCATCGCTCCGGCCGATGTGGCCCGGGTGGAGGCCCTGGTGGCCGAAGGCAAGTTGAACGACAAGCTGGCTAAACAGACCGTGGCCGGCGTGCTGGCAGGCGAAGGGGACCCCGACCAGGTGGTCAAGACCCATGGCTACGAGGTCGTCTCCGACGATGGCGCCTTGGAAGCCGAAGTGGACAAGGCCCTGGCCGCCAATCCCGACATCGTGGAGAAGCTCAAGTCCGGCAACATGAAGCCTATGGGGGCCATCATCGGCGCCGTCATGAAGGCCACCCGGGGCCAGGCCGACGCAAAGGCCGTCACCGCCATCGTCATGAAACGGATCAAATGA
- a CDS encoding NAD(P)/FAD-dependent oxidoreductase has product MAEKKKVVIIGGGPAGLTAAWELVKDDSQAYDVTLLEATKEFGGISRTVKHNGNRMDIGGHRFFSKDDRIMQWWKEILPLQGAPSYDDKKLGRHHDLEPGGPDPEKTDEVMLKRHRVSRIFWNQHFLDYPVTLSADTLKAMGPKIAMQVGFSYLASVFHKLPEDNLENFYINRFGRKLYSMFFEDYTEKLWGRHPSEISADWGAQRVKGLSIMNVLKNAFLKLMPKHKTDNSKVETSLIEEFWYPKLGPGQLWEVVEKKATDKGVTVLINAMVTKINQEAGKISSVVYQDETGAEHTLDADVFISSMPLKNLVQAIDNANVKAPEDMKQIAYGLPYRDFVTIGLLVKKLRIRNTTSIPTLGHPPIVPDNWIYVQDPGYKVGRFQIFNNWSPYLVNDPDGTVWIGMEYFCDEGDDFWNLTDEEATDLAIKELTRMKVINGKKDVLDSHRERVPKAYPAYFDTYQDIDQLIEYLDSFGNLYCVGRNGQHRYNNQDHSMGTSIEAVSNIKSGKTSKKNVWSVNTEKSYHEAK; this is encoded by the coding sequence GTGGCAGAGAAAAAGAAAGTGGTCATCATCGGTGGCGGCCCCGCTGGTCTGACGGCGGCATGGGAACTCGTCAAGGATGATTCCCAGGCTTACGATGTGACCCTTTTGGAAGCGACGAAGGAATTCGGCGGGATTTCCCGCACCGTCAAGCATAACGGCAACCGTATGGATATCGGCGGCCATCGTTTCTTCTCCAAAGACGACCGCATCATGCAGTGGTGGAAGGAGATCCTTCCCCTGCAAGGCGCCCCCTCTTATGACGATAAGAAGTTGGGCCGGCATCACGACCTGGAACCCGGCGGCCCCGACCCCGAGAAGACCGACGAGGTCATGCTCAAGCGCCACCGCGTGTCCCGCATCTTCTGGAACCAGCACTTCCTGGATTACCCAGTCACTTTGAGCGCTGACACCCTCAAGGCCATGGGTCCCAAGATCGCCATGCAGGTAGGCTTCTCCTACCTGGCTTCCGTCTTCCACAAGCTGCCGGAAGACAATCTGGAGAACTTCTATATCAACCGTTTCGGCCGCAAGCTTTACTCCATGTTTTTTGAGGACTATACGGAGAAGCTCTGGGGCCGTCACCCCTCCGAGATTTCCGCCGATTGGGGCGCCCAGCGGGTCAAAGGCCTGAGCATCATGAACGTGCTCAAGAACGCCTTCCTCAAGCTCATGCCCAAGCACAAGACCGACAATTCCAAGGTGGAGACCTCCCTGATCGAGGAATTCTGGTATCCCAAGCTCGGTCCCGGTCAGCTGTGGGAAGTAGTGGAGAAGAAGGCCACCGATAAGGGAGTCACGGTGCTGATCAACGCCATGGTGACCAAGATCAACCAGGAAGCCGGCAAGATCTCCTCCGTGGTCTATCAGGACGAGACTGGTGCCGAGCATACCTTGGACGCCGACGTCTTCATCTCCTCCATGCCGCTCAAGAATCTGGTCCAGGCCATCGACAACGCCAATGTCAAGGCCCCCGAAGACATGAAGCAGATCGCCTACGGCCTGCCTTACCGCGATTTCGTCACCATCGGTCTCCTGGTCAAGAAGCTGCGCATCCGCAACACCACCAGCATACCGACTTTGGGCCATCCTCCCATCGTCCCCGATAACTGGATTTACGTGCAGGATCCCGGCTACAAGGTCGGTCGCTTCCAGATCTTCAACAACTGGAGCCCCTACCTGGTCAACGATCCTGATGGCACCGTCTGGATTGGCATGGAATACTTCTGCGACGAAGGCGATGACTTCTGGAACCTGACCGATGAGGAAGCCACGGACCTGGCCATCAAGGAACTGACCCGTATGAAGGTGATCAATGGCAAGAAGGACGTCCTTGATTCCCACCGCGAGCGCGTTCCCAAGGCTTATCCGGCCTATTTCGACACCTATCAGGACATCGACCAGCTGATCGAGTACTTGGATTCCTTCGGCAACCTCTATTGCGTGGGTCGTAACGGCCAGCACCGTTACAACAACCAGGACCACTCCATGGGCACTTCCATCGAGGCCGTCAGCAACATCAAGTCCGGCAAGACCTCCAAGAAGAACGTTTGGAGCGTCAACACCGAAAAGTCCTACCACGAGGCCAAATAG
- the lepB gene encoding signal peptidase I, producing the protein MSQNQDDGQNDAREEWTPTRPSGAGWPLHAQGRRIPRSAYSRDYDPQANSSSGGYIIPQYGKTASKRAQTMASVRDTLVMIVIIAVILIGIRLFVADQFIIPSSSMEDTLPVGSRVLVNKLRRRPSSLARGEIIVFHDTHQWLSADQDMQGQGGLNGLLSKVNGGQKQNGYLIKRIIGLPGDLVECAGGGQPVMVNGKALDESRYLKAGANPSDFAFRVRVSPGNLFVMGDNRPNSADSRYHANDGNQGLVPMSSVVGVAVAVIWPASQWKRL; encoded by the coding sequence ATGAGCCAAAATCAGGATGACGGACAGAACGACGCCCGCGAAGAGTGGACGCCCACCAGACCATCAGGCGCAGGGTGGCCTTTGCACGCCCAAGGCCGGAGGATCCCCCGCTCAGCCTATTCCCGGGACTATGACCCCCAAGCCAACTCCAGCTCCGGCGGCTACATCATCCCCCAGTACGGCAAGACCGCGTCCAAACGGGCCCAGACTATGGCTTCCGTCAGGGACACCTTGGTCATGATCGTCATCATCGCCGTCATCCTCATCGGAATCCGTCTGTTCGTCGCCGACCAATTCATCATCCCCTCGTCTTCCATGGAGGACACCTTGCCGGTCGGCTCCCGCGTTCTGGTCAACAAGCTCCGCCGGCGGCCGAGCTCCCTGGCGAGGGGGGAGATCATCGTCTTCCACGATACCCATCAGTGGCTTTCGGCCGACCAAGACATGCAGGGCCAGGGCGGCTTGAACGGCTTGCTTTCCAAGGTGAACGGGGGTCAGAAACAGAACGGCTACCTGATCAAAAGGATCATCGGGCTGCCCGGCGACTTGGTGGAATGCGCCGGAGGCGGGCAGCCGGTCATGGTCAACGGCAAGGCCTTGGACGAAAGCCGGTATCTGAAGGCGGGGGCCAACCCCAGCGACTTCGCCTTCCGGGTTCGGGTCAGTCCCGGCAACCTTTTCGTCATGGGGGACAACCGGCCGAACTCGGCCGATTCCCGCTATCATGCCAACGACGGCAATCAGGGTCTGGTCCCCATGTCTTCGGTCGTAGGGGTGGCCGTGGCGGTGATTTGGCCGGCCTCCCAGTGGAAGCGCCT